Proteins from a genomic interval of Burkholderia cepacia GG4:
- a CDS encoding fatty acid desaturase, with product MVNNDSQTPVRADEPFPHRKVIRAWLVPFATREIVRPILLLVLDYLLLFAAFAGALLIPSTVGKIVCGMAAGFITGRLFIIGHDACHQSLTPDRRLNRWLGRIVFLPSLTPYSLWEVGHNVVHHGYTNLKGFDFVWAPHTPAEFAALSPARRWLDRVYRSGWAPGLYYLVEIWWLRMYFPTRGYIGASRPVFRRDCLLVTGFAAVWIAAVVGVAIETQQPVALLLATGVFVPFLFWCSMIGFVVYVHHTDPRIAWHANRAEWSNAAPFVSTTLHLTFPLGIGGLLHHIMEHTAHHVDMSVPLYRLKPAQAKLEDMLPGRIVVQRFSWRWYFDTARRCKLYDTDRKLWTDYLGNRTSEAASEVPPPALAGERPAADSGPAGKAPAATAQAVP from the coding sequence ATGGTCAACAACGATTCCCAGACACCGGTTCGCGCCGACGAGCCGTTCCCGCATCGCAAGGTGATCCGCGCATGGCTCGTGCCGTTCGCCACGCGCGAGATCGTGCGCCCGATCCTGCTGCTCGTGCTCGACTACCTGTTGCTGTTCGCGGCGTTCGCCGGCGCGCTGCTGATTCCGTCGACGGTCGGCAAGATCGTCTGCGGGATGGCCGCCGGGTTCATCACCGGGCGACTGTTCATCATCGGGCACGATGCATGCCATCAGAGCCTGACGCCCGACCGCCGGCTGAACCGCTGGCTCGGCCGCATCGTCTTCCTGCCGTCGCTGACGCCTTACAGCCTGTGGGAAGTCGGGCACAACGTCGTGCATCACGGCTATACGAACCTGAAGGGCTTCGATTTCGTGTGGGCGCCGCATACGCCGGCGGAATTCGCCGCGCTGTCGCCGGCGCGGCGGTGGCTGGATCGCGTCTACCGGAGCGGATGGGCGCCGGGCCTCTACTATCTCGTCGAGATCTGGTGGCTTCGGATGTATTTCCCGACCCGGGGCTATATCGGTGCGTCGCGGCCGGTGTTCCGGCGCGACTGCCTGCTGGTGACGGGCTTCGCGGCCGTATGGATCGCCGCCGTCGTCGGGGTGGCGATCGAGACGCAACAACCCGTCGCGCTGCTGCTCGCGACCGGTGTGTTCGTGCCGTTCTTGTTCTGGTGCTCGATGATCGGCTTCGTCGTGTATGTCCACCATACCGACCCGCGCATCGCATGGCACGCGAACCGCGCCGAATGGTCGAATGCTGCGCCGTTCGTGTCGACCACGCTGCACCTGACGTTCCCGCTCGGTATCGGTGGCCTGCTGCACCACATCATGGAGCACACGGCGCATCACGTCGACATGAGCGTGCCGCTGTACCGGCTCAAGCCGGCGCAGGCAAAGCTGGAGGACATGTTGCCCGGGCGGATCGTCGTGCAGCGTTTCAGCTGGCGCTGGTACTTCGACACGGCCCGCCGCTGCAAGCTCTATGACACTGACCGCAAGCTCTGGACGGACTACCTCGGAAACCGGACGAGCGAGGCGGCATCCGAGGTGCCTCCGCCGGCCCTCGCGGGCGAGCGGCCGGCTGCGGATTCCGGACCCGCAGGCAAGGCGCCCGCCGCGACCGCTCAAGCGGTGCCGTAA
- the cyoC gene encoding cytochrome o ubiquinol oxidase subunit III produces the protein MSYQSLAGAARHPAAHHHPPSHSVFGFWLYLMTDCVIFASLFATFAVLGHQFAGGPSAKDLFDIPGVALETAALLLSSITYGFAMLGAQRRRRGTVFVWLAVTFVLGAAFLAMELREFSHLIAQGAGPQRSAFLSAFFALVGTHGLHVAVGLLWMVVLVVQIARGPGMTERDFRRLTCLSLFWHFLDIVWICVFSFVYLASVI, from the coding sequence ATGTCGTATCAATCTCTCGCGGGCGCGGCCCGTCATCCGGCCGCGCACCACCATCCGCCGTCGCATTCGGTGTTCGGCTTCTGGCTGTACCTGATGACCGACTGCGTGATCTTCGCGTCGCTGTTCGCGACGTTCGCGGTGCTCGGCCACCAGTTCGCGGGCGGGCCGAGCGCGAAGGACCTGTTCGACATTCCGGGCGTCGCGCTCGAGACGGCGGCGCTGCTGCTGTCGAGCATCACGTACGGCTTCGCGATGCTCGGCGCACAGCGCCGCCGGCGCGGCACGGTGTTCGTGTGGCTCGCAGTGACGTTCGTGCTGGGCGCCGCGTTTCTCGCGATGGAGCTGCGCGAGTTCTCGCACCTGATCGCGCAGGGCGCGGGCCCGCAGCGCAGCGCATTCCTGTCGGCGTTCTTCGCGCTCGTCGGCACGCACGGGCTGCACGTGGCGGTCGGCCTCTTGTGGATGGTCGTGCTCGTCGTGCAGATCGCTCGCGGCCCCGGCATGACGGAGCGCGACTTCCGGCGCCTTACCTGCCTGAGCCTCTTCTGGCACTTCCTCGACATCGTCTGGATCTGCGTGTTCTCCTTCGTTTATCTCGCGAGCGTGATCTAA
- the cyoD gene encoding cytochrome o ubiquinol oxidase subunit IV — MAHSQLIHHDEAHGTTGGYLVGFMLSVLLTAASFGLVMGGVLAPKAAIIALAGLAFVQIVVHLVCFLHMNTSSSQRWNVMAFSYTVLTALILIVGTLWVMHNVSMNMMSR, encoded by the coding sequence ATGGCCCATTCGCAACTCATCCACCACGATGAAGCGCACGGTACGACCGGCGGCTACCTCGTCGGTTTCATGCTGTCGGTGCTGCTGACGGCCGCGTCGTTCGGCCTCGTGATGGGCGGCGTGCTGGCGCCGAAGGCGGCGATCATCGCGCTCGCGGGGCTCGCATTCGTGCAGATCGTCGTGCATCTCGTCTGCTTCCTGCACATGAACACGTCGTCCAGCCAGCGCTGGAACGTGATGGCGTTCAGCTATACGGTGCTGACCGCGTTGATCCTGATCGTCGGGACGCTGTGGGTGATGCACAACGTCAGCATGAACATGATGTCGCGATAA